A window from Chlamydia gallinacea 08-1274/3 encodes these proteins:
- a CDS encoding exodeoxyribonuclease V subunit gamma, protein MNATKHSQAIFSNSPNHLLAKLAKDLFSTHQHPFTKRWILVANTEIGHWLRRELIRATSNRTFMGSIIFSSYDSLVKHLFTEVCQEKPLTPDYITLPLFIHEILNNFNLTQSTDSQLPSQQPQYAFMKKLGSIFKKFYTFSQIPSGENRYYQEIISQLISQFTPLQEVCDSIITTLQTMEALDYSLHIFGYSRLPKSAISFFTKLNYFFPVYFYCFSPTQEYFGDLLSDKAIDFLWRRLHNHSNRHAWEQYVLADRQSLLANLAQKSQTFHNFCLDKEIDYCEEFIPPQEATTLGKVQNTIFHLHPNTPLNPEENDSTLTLSTATHPSREVQEVFSKISLLIHQGVPPEEIFILSSQVSTYEVYLKAIFSPHLPLYFTHTESTHAKELKEKLLLLSALLQTQGNLHCLLQILTHPKLHYPIESQQIPFLWKKISQEWNKTFKKQGKVIQDIGDSILNEYPFIDASGKVNPTELWETLLPFLYDLQQFIEIYSGNQDKTYEEHANSIFSFLETVFLLSSNELSYITSLRNSLFPKFSSLTCSLTFFFDFCLDFLSHCYSSSPLYNQPGPFVGSLENLSFLPKGHTFILGANKTPFIDFLDLVDTSNHEELLFSSFEDEENFHFLQTLISTRHSLHISYLFSSNTPALPSAYVKHIQNTLSLPIRHLPSKSYLPSSFKEKTFLHTSQAHHYKLAQSFFSAKSPLPAIFPTSPISRKLPEHVDVSEILHAFVSPLDFFLQANYQISLRPPRLLQAQSQLFPTKKDMVFLWENYLARSENHVEYNYLSEFSKEVFTSQANLVHQRIINLYSNPSTTPHIALFSSSLFHDLHDKDILLPPVILPWNNCTISLHAKFLGICSSGVYLCALDPSPSKKMKHKISEIPETIFAIQNYLQAQIALAMLQHAGILNSQAVIYRVTSDAQETIPPAFSNPEEYLHRVLDVYHLIQEYPIPLVSSSCWQALTQGKKLNETIQKTISDNLHDPSSDIFWKFHNRTPLAFTISEEHRLLILSLFKEIHATF, encoded by the coding sequence ATGAATGCGACCAAACATAGCCAAGCAATTTTTAGCAATTCACCCAATCATCTACTTGCAAAACTTGCTAAAGATTTATTTTCTACCCATCAACATCCCTTTACAAAAAGATGGATTCTTGTTGCCAATACAGAAATTGGGCACTGGTTACGTAGAGAATTGATTCGTGCGACTAGTAATCGCACTTTCATGGGGTCAATTATTTTCTCTTCTTATGATTCACTTGTCAAACATTTATTTACTGAAGTCTGCCAAGAGAAACCATTGACTCCCGATTACATAACACTTCCTCTATTTATACATGAAATATTAAATAATTTTAATTTAACTCAATCTACTGATAGTCAACTGCCCTCTCAACAGCCGCAGTATGCATTCATGAAAAAACTTGGAAGTATTTTCAAAAAATTCTATACATTTTCACAAATTCCGTCAGGAGAAAACCGCTACTACCAAGAGATAATTTCTCAGTTAATTTCTCAGTTTACTCCTCTTCAAGAGGTATGTGATTCCATCATCACAACACTGCAGACAATGGAAGCATTGGACTATTCCTTACACATTTTTGGTTACTCCCGTCTTCCCAAATCTGCTATTTCTTTTTTCACAAAATTAAACTATTTTTTCCCTGTATATTTTTATTGTTTTTCTCCCACGCAAGAATACTTCGGGGATTTGCTTTCAGATAAAGCAATTGATTTTCTTTGGCGCCGTTTACATAACCATTCTAATCGTCATGCTTGGGAACAGTACGTTCTTGCAGACCGACAATCCCTTCTCGCTAATCTGGCACAGAAATCCCAAACCTTTCACAACTTTTGTTTAGATAAGGAAATAGATTATTGCGAAGAATTTATTCCTCCTCAAGAAGCAACAACATTAGGAAAAGTACAAAATACGATATTCCATTTACATCCCAATACACCACTCAATCCAGAAGAGAACGACTCTACGCTCACCTTGAGCACCGCGACACATCCGTCTCGAGAGGTTCAGGAGGTATTCTCAAAAATTTCACTGTTGATACATCAAGGAGTGCCTCCAGAAGAAATTTTTATTTTATCATCACAAGTATCTACTTATGAAGTGTATTTAAAAGCGATATTTTCCCCACACCTTCCTTTATATTTTACTCATACAGAATCTACACACGCAAAAGAATTAAAAGAAAAACTTCTCCTCCTATCCGCTTTACTCCAAACACAAGGGAACTTACACTGTTTACTACAAATTCTTACACATCCAAAATTACACTACCCTATAGAGTCGCAGCAGATTCCATTTCTTTGGAAAAAAATTTCTCAAGAATGGAATAAAACCTTCAAAAAACAAGGAAAGGTCATTCAAGATATTGGAGACTCTATTCTTAATGAATATCCTTTCATTGATGCATCAGGAAAAGTGAATCCAACAGAACTTTGGGAAACACTTCTTCCTTTCCTTTACGATTTACAACAATTTATTGAAATCTACTCAGGGAATCAGGACAAAACTTATGAAGAACATGCAAATAGTATCTTCTCTTTTTTAGAAACGGTGTTTCTTTTATCTTCGAATGAATTGTCCTATATAACTTCACTAAGAAACTCCTTATTCCCAAAATTTTCTTCTTTAACATGTTCTCTGACATTTTTTTTCGATTTTTGCTTAGATTTCCTTTCCCATTGTTACAGTAGTAGCCCTCTATATAACCAGCCAGGACCCTTTGTCGGATCTTTAGAAAACTTGAGTTTTCTCCCCAAAGGGCATACATTTATCTTAGGAGCAAATAAAACTCCTTTTATAGACTTCCTAGACCTAGTAGATACTTCCAACCACGAAGAGCTCCTTTTTTCTTCTTTTGAAGACGAAGAGAATTTTCACTTTCTTCAAACACTCATCTCTACTAGACACTCTCTACATATTAGTTATCTCTTTTCTTCCAATACTCCTGCTTTACCCAGTGCTTATGTAAAGCATATTCAAAATACTCTTTCTCTCCCTATCCGTCATTTACCTTCCAAATCTTACCTACCATCTTCATTCAAAGAAAAAACATTTCTACACACATCGCAGGCACACCATTATAAACTTGCCCAATCCTTCTTTTCTGCTAAATCCCCGTTGCCTGCAATATTTCCTACTTCACCTATTTCCAGAAAACTTCCTGAACATGTAGATGTTTCTGAAATACTTCATGCTTTTGTTTCTCCTTTGGATTTTTTTTTACAAGCAAACTATCAGATTTCCTTACGTCCTCCCCGCTTATTGCAAGCTCAAAGTCAACTTTTCCCAACAAAAAAAGATATGGTGTTTCTTTGGGAAAATTACCTCGCACGTTCTGAAAATCATGTAGAATACAATTATCTATCTGAATTCTCTAAAGAAGTATTTACTTCTCAGGCAAATCTTGTACACCAAAGGATCATCAACCTATACTCCAATCCCAGCACAACACCCCACATAGCGCTATTTTCTTCTTCTCTCTTTCATGATCTTCATGATAAAGATATTCTTCTTCCTCCTGTAATTTTACCTTGGAATAATTGTACGATCTCTTTACATGCGAAATTTTTAGGGATATGCTCTTCGGGAGTTTATCTCTGTGCTTTAGATCCTTCTCCTTCAAAAAAAATGAAACACAAAATTTCTGAAATCCCAGAAACTATATTTGCTATACAAAATTATTTGCAGGCGCAAATTGCTTTAGCTATGTTACAACATGCGGGTATCTTAAATTCTCAAGCAGTAATCTACCGAGTAACTTCAGATGCTCAAGAAACAATTCCCCCGGCATTTTCAAACCCTGAAGAGTATTTACACCGTGTATTAGATGTTTATCATCTGATCCAAGAATACCCTATCCCTTTAGTTTCCTCTAGTTGTTGGCAAGCATTAACCCAGGGAAAAAAGTTAAACGAAACAATACAAAAAACTATTTCTGATAATCTCCATGATCCTTCTTCAGATATTTTTTGGAAATTTCATAACCGCACTCCTTTAGCGTTCACTATAAGTGAAGAGCATCGTTTATTGATTCTTTCGTTATTTAAGGAAATCCATGCAACCTTTTGA
- the recB gene encoding exodeoxyribonuclease V subunit beta, translated as MQPFDIFEPQTSIHGKYFLEASAGTGKTFTIEHIILRAILEGSVSHVEHILAVTFTNAATNELKIRIQNNFKHIVEKLKSSLENTTVSLPSYLPQDDVKLLYMRARNALATIDRMGIFTIHGFCNYILQEYFPSARMIQNPSAFTHSQTILHYIQRYLSQDLWKNVLFPEQWYLLLARYPIHTKHTASLTEKLLSNYTTDTSEHLPDIQTTLMRAREWHISIQKKVLTMPKEEFLDQLLHLSSSYKKQPFSISQDIEQFVDLLYHPVPSIKLFSFSRIAETFHPKNRLARYQSCPAFNLIEETPWLHYTEQFCNLDLIFSTVINDLRVYLKTQYTPWISPDESISAVDNLITSKHAEALLLSLRERFQLVLIDEFQDTDKKQWNIFSKLFATNDFSGSLFLIGDPKQSIYEWRNADLPTYLKAKSTFPKESQLHLINNYRSSPKLMEGINILFSKCSLFSEIPGYPPIEYYPLNPKSTETFSTVLYSPVHFFPYDTMQDQANWIANTIGYLHQTHSIPLGHIAILVTDSLQAFDLITHCSVPIAFSKTKSIFHLTETPLLTLILIEAILYPESDEKIQRVLLSSLFRLTLKDVIEKKAYYSSYFFSLRGYITSHGLLATFYHFMTRQGEALLQTPQGDLVFQEMEKLCAYLESKSPYPHHQLLYLHYFSETGLWEENLSFSSYSEDKDIVKMTTIHASKGLEYDIVFCPGLDKSKKNKSSSEWMREMYVACTRAKKQLFLPIHNAKSQRKNSAWTNYIQRVGSHNSIVEFAQHLSKEHPDIFSLSSYSVPSTLSPASFVQPETFTISPPSSKPMCSFSSLKSLLDDTSSHDISLPEETESSSFLPLGKKTGILIHKILETISPRFHTPYEKILDIVIRIVKNTHLEGYEQLITQQLQYTFSSPLTFSEDTFSLKNISPHKIKSEEAFLFSHEEDLWQGSIDLFFEHNSRYYIIDWKTSFLGESSQDYSKENLWNYIKKEKLDYQGSIYIHAAQRFLQQFDISNNVEMGFIFIRGMHHEDKGFICLSNQDHPTIIQKYPVYH; from the coding sequence ATGCAACCTTTTGATATCTTTGAGCCTCAAACTTCGATTCATGGAAAATACTTTTTAGAAGCATCTGCAGGAACAGGAAAAACCTTTACTATAGAGCACATCATTCTTCGTGCTATTTTAGAAGGATCCGTTTCTCATGTAGAACACATTTTAGCCGTTACCTTTACTAATGCAGCCACAAATGAATTAAAAATTAGAATTCAAAATAATTTTAAGCATATAGTAGAAAAATTAAAATCCTCTCTCGAGAACACAACAGTTTCTCTTCCTTCCTACCTACCTCAAGATGATGTAAAGCTGCTTTACATGCGCGCTCGAAATGCTTTAGCTACTATAGATCGTATGGGAATTTTTACTATTCATGGATTTTGTAATTATATTTTACAAGAGTACTTTCCCTCCGCGCGCATGATACAAAATCCTTCTGCTTTTACCCATTCGCAAACTATTCTGCACTACATACAACGCTATCTTTCTCAAGACCTTTGGAAAAATGTCCTCTTCCCAGAACAATGGTATTTACTTCTTGCTCGTTATCCTATCCATACAAAACACACAGCTTCTTTAACTGAAAAGCTGTTATCAAATTATACAACAGATACCAGCGAACATCTTCCCGATATACAAACTACACTCATGCGAGCACGGGAATGGCATATTTCCATTCAGAAAAAAGTGCTGACGATGCCCAAAGAGGAATTTTTAGATCAATTACTTCATTTATCGAGTAGTTATAAAAAACAACCTTTCTCTATATCGCAAGACATAGAACAATTTGTTGATCTTCTATATCATCCTGTACCTTCAATAAAGCTCTTTTCTTTTTCTAGGATTGCAGAAACATTCCACCCTAAAAATCGATTAGCGCGTTATCAATCTTGTCCTGCTTTTAATTTAATAGAAGAAACTCCTTGGTTGCATTATACAGAGCAGTTTTGCAACTTAGATCTCATTTTCTCTACTGTAATAAATGATCTTCGCGTTTATTTAAAAACGCAGTATACCCCCTGGATATCTCCCGATGAAAGTATCTCTGCTGTAGACAATCTCATAACATCAAAACACGCAGAAGCTCTTCTCCTTTCTCTAAGAGAGCGTTTTCAATTAGTTCTTATTGATGAATTCCAAGATACAGATAAAAAACAATGGAATATTTTTTCTAAACTGTTCGCTACTAACGATTTTTCTGGTTCTCTTTTTCTGATTGGAGATCCTAAGCAATCGATATATGAATGGAGAAACGCTGACCTTCCCACATATTTAAAAGCAAAATCTACTTTTCCTAAGGAATCTCAATTACATCTAATAAATAATTACCGCTCATCTCCTAAGCTTATGGAGGGAATTAATATTCTTTTCAGCAAATGTTCTTTATTTTCAGAAATTCCTGGATATCCTCCTATAGAATACTATCCTCTTAATCCCAAAAGCACAGAGACCTTTTCAACTGTTTTATATTCTCCAGTACATTTTTTCCCCTACGATACTATGCAAGATCAAGCTAATTGGATAGCAAACACAATTGGGTACTTACACCAAACTCATAGTATTCCCCTGGGACATATAGCAATTTTAGTTACAGATTCTTTACAGGCTTTTGATCTCATTACCCATTGTTCCGTTCCCATAGCGTTCTCAAAAACCAAATCGATATTCCATCTAACAGAAACTCCACTTCTTACACTGATTCTCATCGAAGCCATTCTCTATCCCGAAAGTGATGAAAAAATACAACGAGTTCTGCTCAGTAGCTTATTCCGACTAACCTTAAAGGATGTAATTGAAAAAAAAGCGTATTATTCATCTTATTTCTTTTCTTTACGCGGCTACATAACTTCCCATGGATTATTAGCAACTTTTTATCACTTCATGACTCGTCAAGGCGAGGCTTTACTCCAAACACCTCAAGGAGACCTCGTTTTTCAAGAAATGGAAAAGTTATGTGCTTATCTAGAATCTAAATCGCCGTATCCACATCATCAATTACTTTACTTACATTACTTTTCAGAAACAGGACTTTGGGAAGAAAATCTCTCATTTTCTTCTTATTCTGAAGATAAAGACATAGTAAAAATGACTACCATTCATGCATCTAAAGGGTTAGAGTACGATATTGTTTTTTGTCCCGGATTGGATAAATCCAAAAAAAATAAAAGTTCTTCAGAATGGATGCGGGAGATGTATGTAGCCTGTACGCGTGCAAAGAAGCAATTATTCCTTCCCATACACAATGCAAAATCCCAAAGAAAAAACTCTGCATGGACAAACTACATACAACGCGTGGGATCGCATAATTCTATTGTTGAATTTGCACAACACCTATCTAAAGAACACCCTGATATTTTTTCCCTTTCTTCGTATTCTGTCCCCTCTACCCTTTCTCCGGCATCCTTTGTACAACCGGAGACATTTACTATCTCCCCACCTTCTTCAAAACCAATGTGTTCTTTTTCTTCATTGAAATCTCTGCTTGATGATACCTCTTCCCACGATATTTCCCTACCAGAAGAAACTGAAAGCTCTTCTTTTCTACCCCTAGGGAAAAAAACAGGAATTTTGATTCACAAAATTTTAGAAACCATTTCTCCCAGATTCCATACTCCCTATGAGAAAATCTTAGATATAGTCATTCGAATAGTGAAAAATACACATTTAGAAGGCTATGAACAACTCATCACACAACAACTACAATACACTTTTTCTTCTCCCTTAACTTTTTCTGAAGATACCTTCTCTTTAAAAAATATTTCTCCTCATAAGATCAAAAGCGAAGAAGCTTTTCTTTTCTCTCATGAAGAAGATCTATGGCAAGGAAGCATAGATTTATTTTTTGAGCATAACTCGCGATATTACATTATTGATTGGAAAACTTCATTTTTGGGAGAAAGCAGCCAAGATTACTCCAAGGAAAATCTATGGAACTATATAAAAAAAGAAAAACTAGATTACCAAGGGAGCATTTATATCCATGCTGCACAAAGATTTTTACAACAATTTGATATCTCGAATAACGTGGAAATGGGATTTATTTTCATTCGTGGCATGCATCACGAAGACAAAGGATTCATTTGTTTATCGAACCAAGATCATCCCACAATAATCCAAAAATATCCGGTCTATCATTAG
- a CDS encoding aromatic amino acid transaminase yields the protein MSFFNQLPTYPSDSILGLQKTFLEDSREDKVNLVIGSYEDPQRSYGGLSCVHKAQDLLLKDEMNKRYLPIRGLSLFLEEMRKLIFGTISSEYLVDSQALGGTGALHLGAKIFSIAYPSGRVYIPEQTWGNHIRIFSQQGLEVLRYPYYNSSTKALVFEETLACLKSIPQYSMVLLQCCCHNPTGKDFTEEMWQSLAKLMQERKLIPFFDTAYLGFGEGFELDKRPLGIFIQQGIPVFVAACASKNFSLYGERVGYFAAYSQHPEDLLKISSCLEEKIRGEYSSPPRHGASIVSTILSDALLRKEWLCELETIRQDIRRIREKFVQVMRNYLGHSFDFILSQKGFFGYPGFSEDQVRFLRVEKGIYTTSGARFNLKGITEDTIDRVAQGFAEAYQIEKSNVVKK from the coding sequence ATGAGTTTTTTTAATCAACTACCTACGTACCCTTCTGATAGTATTTTAGGGCTGCAAAAGACTTTTTTAGAAGATAGTCGAGAAGATAAGGTGAATCTTGTTATTGGGTCTTATGAAGATCCACAACGGTCTTATGGAGGGCTTTCTTGTGTACATAAAGCTCAGGATCTTTTATTGAAAGATGAAATGAATAAAAGATATCTACCTATTCGGGGGCTATCCTTATTTCTAGAAGAAATGCGAAAGCTCATTTTTGGTACTATTTCTTCTGAGTATTTAGTTGATTCTCAAGCTTTGGGTGGTACAGGAGCCCTACACCTTGGAGCAAAAATATTTTCCATAGCTTATCCATCTGGGAGAGTTTATATTCCTGAACAGACGTGGGGAAATCATATACGGATTTTTTCTCAGCAAGGCTTAGAAGTATTAAGGTATCCTTACTATAATTCTTCTACTAAAGCTTTAGTATTTGAGGAAACACTAGCGTGTTTGAAGTCGATACCCCAGTATTCTATGGTTCTTTTGCAGTGTTGTTGTCATAATCCTACTGGTAAAGATTTTACGGAGGAAATGTGGCAATCGCTTGCAAAGTTAATGCAAGAACGGAAGTTGATTCCCTTTTTTGATACTGCATATTTGGGTTTTGGGGAGGGATTTGAGTTAGATAAGCGCCCTCTAGGAATATTTATACAGCAGGGAATTCCTGTTTTTGTCGCTGCTTGTGCTAGTAAGAATTTTTCACTATATGGAGAGCGTGTAGGATATTTTGCTGCATATAGCCAACATCCTGAGGATTTATTAAAAATTTCTAGTTGCCTAGAGGAGAAAATTCGAGGGGAATATTCTTCTCCTCCCAGACACGGTGCTTCTATTGTTTCTACGATCTTATCCGATGCTTTATTAAGAAAAGAATGGTTGTGTGAATTAGAAACTATTCGTCAGGATATAAGAAGAATTCGTGAAAAGTTTGTTCAGGTAATGCGTAATTACCTTGGGCATTCCTTTGATTTTATTTTGTCGCAAAAAGGATTTTTCGGGTATCCAGGTTTTTCTGAAGATCAAGTAAGGTTTTTAAGAGTAGAAAAAGGAATTTATACTACAAGTGGAGCTCGTTTTAATCTCAAGGGAATAACAGAAGATACAATAGATCGAGTGGCGCAGGGATTTGCAGAAGCTTATCAAATAGAAAAAAGCAATGTAGTGAAGAAATAA
- a CDS encoding rod shape-determining protein MreC, with the protein MCASEDFSKQHTQVKEVHSFVYRRSKKSQLYVYIFIVAVVALCWSLPRNFYENIQHHVVALYSPLCCKKIDAPSLNAYSQEIENLSLKEKVRVLEERLHAYEVVHSTPPMFPEVLTPYFRNLILSHVIYRDPAYWGSSIWVNVGKLQNIKKNSPVLSGNVLVGLVDYVGKQQSRIRLITDAGMQPSVVAVRGGLQAAIVKDRIKDLQCHLEKLPNTYLLEKDKYEKIDQLNDLFVSLNCPEEHAFLLRGTLSGHGGPLWKKETLVLHGEGFCSVEGQYLCEGDVLVTTGLDGIFPPGLLVAEIVNVSPPREGACSYNIKAKSLAKDLTYLSSVFILPAMEFNPNDRPDIFGLLWDDLGSINK; encoded by the coding sequence ATGTGTGCAAGTGAAGATTTCAGTAAACAACATACACAAGTAAAGGAAGTTCATTCTTTTGTTTATCGTCGTTCTAAAAAGAGTCAATTGTATGTTTATATTTTCATTGTAGCCGTTGTCGCTTTATGTTGGAGCTTGCCGCGAAATTTCTATGAAAATATTCAACACCATGTAGTAGCACTTTATTCACCATTATGCTGTAAAAAAATCGATGCCCCTTCTTTGAATGCCTACTCACAAGAGATTGAAAACTTGTCATTGAAGGAAAAAGTGCGAGTTTTAGAGGAACGTTTACATGCTTATGAGGTTGTTCACTCTACTCCCCCTATGTTTCCTGAGGTTCTCACCCCCTATTTTCGTAATTTGATATTATCTCATGTTATTTATCGTGATCCTGCCTATTGGGGGAGCTCCATTTGGGTAAATGTAGGGAAATTACAGAACATAAAAAAAAATTCTCCCGTTCTGTCTGGAAATGTTCTTGTAGGACTTGTGGATTATGTCGGAAAACAGCAATCGCGAATTCGTTTGATTACTGACGCTGGTATGCAACCCTCTGTAGTTGCTGTGCGTGGTGGACTACAGGCCGCTATAGTCAAGGATAGGATCAAGGATTTACAGTGCCATCTTGAAAAGCTACCTAACACATATCTCCTGGAAAAGGATAAGTATGAAAAAATAGATCAGCTAAATGATCTTTTTGTTTCTCTTAACTGTCCTGAAGAACATGCATTTTTGTTGCGCGGTACGCTATCAGGTCATGGCGGTCCTTTGTGGAAAAAAGAGACTTTGGTGTTACATGGGGAAGGTTTTTGTAGTGTTGAAGGTCAATATTTATGCGAGGGAGATGTTTTAGTTACTACAGGATTAGATGGTATTTTCCCCCCAGGGTTACTTGTAGCTGAGATTGTTAATGTAAGTCCACCTCGAGAAGGCGCGTGCTCCTATAACATAAAAGCAAAGTCCTTAGCTAAGGATTTGACATACTTGTCTTCTGTTTTCATTTTACCAGCCATGGAATTTAACCCTAATGATAGACCGGATATTTTTGGATTATTGTGGGATGATCTTGGTTCGATAAACAAATGA
- a CDS encoding GreA/GreB family elongation factor, whose translation MDYLEKLQVFLDEGQSSSFFNLWEEYCFNDVVRGEELIAILERVKNSSLAPLFGKIADTVLSLWETLPEGEEKDRVLQLVLDLQTTNNKQLYAVAVDYVNRKYKDRDNFNEALRVVGLRDGREFQYSLSRFDFLMHLKEGNFVFHSGGWGVGEVMGVSFLQQKALIEFEGVMMSKDISFETAFKSLVPLPREHFLSRRFGDPDGFESYAKEHPVEVIEMLLKDLGPKTAKEIKDELVDLVIPEKDWNRWWQAAKNKVKKSSRIISPKTIKEPYRFQIEGGSLTSQLEQRLSHLEDNAEKIAEIYQFVRDLPSELKNPENKKLLVQLLQELPLEEALSLEIQRDILLTNFLGGSSSSRLSKEFISSLSEGDILNLVHNISITALQKTFLMLVKQYSPLWEGIFMKVFLSTTSSTLRELTFKVLRSTESCKENLKSVILKFIENPMMYPEAFTWFFLKFGVHGDGVFSPEDKEIERGFLESALVFMHQVATTSYKDLGKKIYHFLTGQRFLIFRNIIEGAPLTYLKEILLLSTKCSQFSSGDLGVLQNLAEVVQPNLKKNNVVVEEDVLWTTAESFTRMKNKLQSLVSKELIENAKEIEDARSLGDLRENSEYKFALEKRSRLQKEISVLSEEINRARILTKDMVFTDTVGVGCKVSLEDSEGNLVTYSILGPWDADPDKHILSLKSKFSQAMIGKHVEESLQFQGKDYKVSKIQSFWDT comes from the coding sequence GTGGACTATCTAGAAAAATTGCAAGTCTTCTTGGATGAAGGTCAGTCCTCAAGTTTTTTTAATTTGTGGGAGGAATATTGTTTTAACGATGTAGTACGAGGAGAAGAACTTATTGCAATTTTGGAAAGAGTCAAGAATTCTTCGTTAGCGCCGTTATTTGGAAAAATCGCAGACACCGTACTTTCTTTATGGGAAACTCTCCCTGAAGGAGAGGAAAAGGATCGGGTGCTTCAATTAGTTTTAGATTTACAAACTACAAATAATAAGCAACTTTATGCTGTTGCTGTGGACTATGTGAATAGGAAGTACAAAGATAGGGATAACTTTAATGAAGCCTTGCGAGTTGTTGGTCTTCGCGATGGTCGAGAATTTCAATATAGCCTCAGTCGTTTTGATTTTTTAATGCATTTAAAGGAAGGCAATTTTGTCTTTCATTCAGGAGGTTGGGGAGTTGGGGAGGTCATGGGAGTGTCTTTTCTTCAACAAAAGGCATTGATAGAGTTTGAGGGAGTAATGATGTCTAAGGATATCTCCTTTGAAACTGCTTTCAAGAGTTTAGTTCCTCTTCCTAGAGAACATTTCCTTTCAAGAAGGTTTGGGGATCCTGATGGTTTCGAGTCTTATGCTAAAGAACATCCTGTAGAAGTTATTGAGATGTTACTTAAGGATTTAGGACCTAAAACGGCAAAAGAAATCAAGGATGAGCTTGTAGATTTAGTTATTCCTGAAAAAGATTGGAATCGTTGGTGGCAAGCAGCTAAGAATAAGGTTAAAAAAAGCAGTCGGATTATTTCCCCTAAAACAATAAAAGAGCCTTATCGTTTTCAGATTGAAGGGGGGTCTTTGACCTCACAACTGGAACAACGTTTATCTCATCTAGAAGATAATGCAGAGAAGATAGCGGAGATTTACCAATTTGTTCGTGACTTGCCCAGCGAGTTAAAAAATCCTGAGAATAAAAAACTTCTTGTGCAGTTGTTACAAGAGTTACCTTTGGAAGAGGCTTTGTCTTTAGAAATTCAAAGAGATATCCTCCTTACTAATTTTTTAGGAGGTTCGTCGAGTAGTCGATTGAGTAAAGAGTTTATCTCTTCTCTGTCAGAGGGAGATATTCTTAACCTTGTGCATAATATTTCTATCACTGCTTTACAAAAGACATTTTTAATGTTGGTAAAACAATATTCTCCTTTATGGGAGGGGATATTTATGAAAGTTTTCCTTTCTACAACTTCGTCTACTCTTAGAGAACTTACATTTAAAGTATTGCGATCTACAGAGTCATGTAAGGAAAATCTAAAGAGCGTTATTCTTAAATTTATTGAAAATCCCATGATGTATCCTGAAGCTTTTACTTGGTTTTTCTTGAAGTTTGGGGTACATGGAGATGGAGTTTTTTCTCCCGAGGATAAAGAGATCGAGAGAGGGTTTTTAGAATCTGCTTTAGTGTTTATGCATCAAGTAGCTACAACTTCGTATAAAGATTTGGGAAAAAAGATCTATCATTTTTTGACGGGTCAAAGGTTTTTAATTTTTCGTAATATAATCGAGGGAGCTCCTTTGACTTATTTAAAAGAAATTCTCTTGCTATCGACAAAGTGTAGCCAGTTTTCCTCTGGAGATCTTGGTGTTTTGCAAAATCTTGCTGAAGTTGTGCAGCCTAATTTGAAAAAAAATAATGTTGTTGTTGAAGAGGATGTTTTATGGACAACAGCTGAAAGCTTTACACGTATGAAAAATAAATTACAGTCACTTGTGAGCAAGGAATTAATTGAGAATGCCAAAGAAATTGAGGATGCAAGATCTTTGGGTGATCTTAGGGAAAATTCGGAATACAAGTTTGCTTTAGAGAAACGATCTCGCTTACAAAAAGAAATAAGTGTTCTTTCAGAAGAAATCAATCGTGCTCGTATCTTAACCAAAGATATGGTTTTTACTGATACCGTGGGTGTGGGATGTAAGGTTTCTTTAGAGGATAGTGAGGGAAACCTAGTTACTTATTCTATCTTAGGGCCCTGGGATGCAGATCCGGACAAACACATTTTGTCTTTAAAATCGAAATTTTCTCAAGCAATGATAGGGAAACATGTTGAAGAGAGCTTGCAGTTTCAGGGAAAGGATTACAAGGTAAGTAAAATACAATCCTTTTGGGATACATAA